One Bos taurus isolate L1 Dominette 01449 registration number 42190680 breed Hereford chromosome 25, ARS-UCD2.0, whole genome shotgun sequence genomic window carries:
- the OCM gene encoding oncomodulin isoform X2 — MSITDVLSADDIAAALQECQDPDTFEPQKFFQTSGLAKMSASQVKDVFRFIDNDQSGYLDEEELKFFLQKFESGARELTESETKSLMAAADNDGDGKIGADEFQEMVHS, encoded by the exons ATGAGCATCACAGATGTCCTCAGTGCTGACGACATTGCAGCAGCCCTGCAGGAGTGCCAAG ATCCAGATACCTTTGAACCCCAAAAATTCTTCCAGACATCGGGCCTTGCTAAGATGTCAGCCAGTCAGGTGAAGGATGTTTTTCGTTTCATAGACAACGACCAGAGTGGGTACCTGGATGAAGAAGAGCTGAA GTTTTTCCTCCAGAAGTTTGAGAGTGGTGCTAGAGAACTGACCGAGTCAGAAACCAAGTCCTTGATGGCAGCTGCAGACAATGATGGAGACGGGAAGATCGGGGCTGATG AATTCCAGGAAATGGTACATTCTTAA
- the OCM gene encoding oncomodulin isoform X1, translated as MSITDVLSADDIAAALQECQDPDTFEPQKFFQTSGLAKMSASQVKDVFRFIDNDQSGYLDEEELKFFLQKFESGARELTESETKSLMAAADNDGDGKIGADGMFTPVHGRRDLSSGGIRGRGVRP; from the exons ATGAGCATCACAGATGTCCTCAGTGCTGACGACATTGCAGCAGCCCTGCAGGAGTGCCAAG ATCCAGATACCTTTGAACCCCAAAAATTCTTCCAGACATCGGGCCTTGCTAAGATGTCAGCCAGTCAGGTGAAGGATGTTTTTCGTTTCATAGACAACGACCAGAGTGGGTACCTGGATGAAGAAGAGCTGAA GTTTTTCCTCCAGAAGTTTGAGAGTGGTGCTAGAGAACTGACCGAGTCAGAAACCAAGTCCTTGATGGCAGCTGCAGACAATGATGGAGACGGGAAGATCGGGGCTGATGGTATGTTCACACCTGTACACGGCAGGAGAGACTTGAGCTCAGGCGGCATCCGGGGCAGGGGGGTTAGGCCATGA